Below is a window of Salvelinus alpinus chromosome 5, SLU_Salpinus.1, whole genome shotgun sequence DNA.
CTGGCCTGGAACAACAAACCtattgagacagaaagagagagggaaagagagagggaaaaggagaaagaaagggagatggaaagggagagaaaaGCAGAATTGGAAAGACAAGAAATGAAGAAGAAAGTGAAACAGGCAGAAGAAACGATAAAAGCGTTAGAACGAGAGATTGAGAGATTGAAAGAGACTGAAAAGGAAATCATatttgaaagagaaagagacatgcGTATTGCAGAGAATGAGAAAGTCAAACTGGTTAACGAAAAGGTaaaagagttagagagagaggttgagagactgAAAGAAGATATGACAACAAAAGAGATTCAATACAAAATCAAATTTGAAAGAGCGAAAGAAGCGTATagaagacagaatgagagagtgaAACAGGTTAACCAAAATGTACTAGTGTTAGACAGAGAGGTTGCGAGAATGAAAGAAGAGATTAGATTGAAAGACGAGACTGAACCAGAGAGAACAtttgatagagacagagagagagaaaatgattgGAGACAAAGTGAAAAGGAGATAAAAaatagagtggagagagagatggagatggagacagCCCTCATCAATGACAAAAAGAAGTCTGATTTGGAGGAAGTCTTCAAGAAAATCAAGGAACAGCTGATAGATTTAGAAAATATGGAAACAGACAAATATAAATGGAAACAGACCCAAATGGACATGGAGGAGAAGATGGAGGGGGAGAACAACAAACAGAAAgaggtagaaagaaagagaatggAGAAAATACCAAAACAGAGACAACAAGAAgatgagaagaagaaggagatggagagagaagaagaagaggagagacgcAAACAGAAGCACatagagatggaagaggaagaaatagagagggagaaagagagacagagagagattgaaagagagtaTGAAGAAGAAAGATGTCAACAGAAGCAAatagagatggaagaggaagaaagagaagaagagagacagagagagattgaaagagagtaTGAAGAAGAAAGATGTCAACAGGAGCAAatagagatggaagaggaagaacgagagagggagaaagagagacagagagagatcaaaaGGAAGAGAATGGAGAAGAGACAGAAAAATatggaaagagaagaagagagacagagagagattgaaagagagaatgAAGAAGAAATATGTAAACAGAAGCAaatagagaaggaagaggaagaacaagaagaagagagacagagagagatcaaaaGGAAGAGAATGGAGAAGACAGAAAAATAtggaaagagaaggagacagagagagattgaaagagagcaTGAAGAAGAAAGATGTAAACAGAAGCAAatagagatggaagaggaagaaagagagagggggaaagagagacagagagagatcaaaaTGAAGAGAATGGAGAAGAGACAGAAAAATatggaaagagaagaagagagacagagagagattgaaagagagcaTGAAGAAGAAATATGTAAACAGAAGCAAatagagatggaagaggaagaaagagagatggagaaagagagacagagagagattgaaagagagcaTGAAGAAGAAATATGTAAACAGAAGCAAatagagatggaagaggaagaaagagaagaagagagacagagagtgatcgaggagaaagagagacaacaacaacaagaggagagaaagagaacgttTGAGAGATATCAAGAAGAAGAAGATATATTGAAACAGAAGCAAATTGACatggagaaggagggaagagagaaggagaacaagagacagagagagatagaagagataCACAGAGGACAAGaacaagaggagagacagaaacaaatggagaaagagaaagaaagggagaaagacaatGAGAATCAGAGAGAGATGGAATTAAAAGATCAGCaacagaaagagatggagaaagaaaagATGatcatgagagagagggaggaagcaggaagaagaaaggagggacagaaaaatattttgggggaaaTTGAAGGACAGAATGAACTGgagatagaacaggagagagagatggaagaaaaGCATGAAGTGATTAAGGAAGCAAAGGAATAGTacagggaaagagaagagagatcaAAGGAAGTAAGCATGAAGAAACATGTAGTAGTTAATGTTAAAGCAAAAGCACGGGAAGTCTTCAATAGACGTAAAGAGAGAAGGTTAGAAGTGTTGAAGGGGGAACGAGAACACATAGAAAGAGGACAACAAatcaggagggagaaggaggaaagaCGGCTGGAGATGGAAAGAAAACAGGAGAGGGCAAGACAACAAGAGGAGCAGGATAAAAAACAAGAGATTGGAATTGCTAGACAGAAAGAAATGTTCAGactaagagaggaggagaggcagagagaggaagagagagaggaggagagaaagagagccgtTAAAGGCCATTTAGCtttaatcagagagagagagataatagaggcaaacagaagagaggagatggtGGAAGAGGAAAGAAGGGAGATCCTTGAAAATTACAAGAGGGGTGacttagaggaggaggaggaaaaggaagaAGACAAGGAGGATATTCTCCCACCTGATAAAAGTATCCGAAGGAGAGCTGTGGCTGGATAAATAAGAAGTGGGAGGAGAGGAACCTCAAAAAGATCGAGAGAACGTATCAGAGAGAAGCTGAGGAGGGCTATAAGATCGTCCACATAGGTAAGACCTGTTTTCCCTCTGCTTATGACATCATCCTCTTTAGTCTCCTCTACACACATTAGTTCCACACCAGTCACCATGTTGCATCATTGTTTCAATATAAAACTACTGTCTAAAGAatatgttagctgacatggctaattgagtgaatgactgacataacaagaaaaATACTGCTGATGTAACAACCACGTGTTTAAATGGTACATTGTGTCATCTACTAGTCTAACTCTCAAGACTAAGTAGAGACCCAGAAAGAGTtcctaaaaaacacacacaaaaacgtgTTTTGGAGGGATCCGGGGGCTACTAGTGGCCATGCGGCCCTAAGCGATCACATATGCCCTGGCACTATACAAAGAATAGGTGCCATTCGGGACTCATGTTAAACTTAGGGTCAGGTCAATTCGGGATGGGAATTATTGCACTTTATTGACAAATTCCATGCCTTGCTCAACTGAAAAGAGTAAAGAATCATTGAGATCCAATTGTGTTTTCTATTCTTCATTCCCTGTGTCCATTACATTTAAGTTGATACCAGATCCCTAAGTTGAATGTGAACTCTACTTCTTCTCCCCTACCAGCCATCCCTGGACACACAAGGCTAACAGCCACCATGAcacgggcagagagagagagggagaagaggaaggagcTTTTGAAGgctgaggagagaaggaagaagaTGGAGGATTTCAATAAGCAGTGGAGAGAGCAGTCCTTGCTTAAAAAACAAACTCATCAGAaactgatggaggagagggagaggatgaaggAAAAGTACCTGGAGCAGATGAATCTGGAGGCTGATGCTCAAATCAACACCCGGTGTCTCACCACCCAACACAGCCACGattatctggagacaacacagccCACTGGATCTGGAGATGGCCACCAGGAAAGGCCAAGGAGGCAACAGGCATGGGCAGAGAACCAGGAGGGGAGTTCAGAGAACCAGCAGGAGTGGCCAGAGAACCAACAGGGGGGGGCCAGACAGCCAGCAGCCAGAAGCTCCAGAAGAGACTGAAACATCAGAGCCAACCTCCAAGAACAAGAAAAGGCCAGGCATCTGGAAGAGAATTAAGATGGGGTAAAGAATGTTTAAACATCTATTCATGTTTTACACTGTTAATATATATGTTGTCACTTCTATTATCCAAATGTGAGGGTTTAGTGTACATGCAACACACATGTAAATATATAGATACTTACCTGTCTCTGATGTCTTACAGCATTCCTGACGTGCTGTCTGCCTAGAGCTGGAACTCGATGAAGCCACAGTTCCACTGAGGTTACGTTGGTCATTAAAAGTGTCGCCCaataattcctcctcctctttaagtCATCAAGCCACATTTCCTCCACAAAACATGATAGAGCCAGCAAGTATCCTCTTTATCAGGCAACAAACCATCGAAGGTCAGTGACCCTCCTCCCCAGAGCAGAGATTCTCATCTTTATCCAAGTTAAATTAATCTCTGCTCACCACCTCTACTGTCCTAGAAAATATCCCCAAATGGTCATGGTTTAAACagaagtcctcccctcagaccagtGGCTCCACAAACCAGAGTTTCTCATCTTTATTCAAGTTGAATGCAACTCTGATCATTTCCACCACCTCACCTGTTAAGGGGAGGTGCTGAAAAGGAGGTCTGGGAGGAGGTCTGCAGGTAGCCTGGACCGGACCGGTAGCAGCTAAGTTGCTGGCTCCATCCCCGGACAGAGCTGCTCAAGTCAGGCCAGTGATGTTTGATGAGGTCATTTTTGTTAGCAAAGTTTTACGTTTTAATAAAAGCATTTATTAAAAAAGCAATATTGTTGTTACGGTGTTGattgttttgttatttattaGAATTGAAACATCCAGTAGTCATGGTAGATGTTAGACTTTCAATGAGACACCTAACATTCCATCAGTTTGCTACAATGTGTGACATGTTATATTAGAGAGGAGTCCTCTATACACATCTATTTTAGACCATAGGAGAAATATCAGATTGAAATAGCTTCTCTAAGAATCTGAGGAGAGAGCAACAGTAGACGCATCGTTAGCTCTCCCACCTCCAGTTCAGTACTTGGGTCATTCCACCAGTTGAGTACCTTTTGGGGAGTGTAACTTTTATTTCACCTAattctaacattctgtcataaagagcacatgttcaacttaataaaacacatgttttcccatctcaaaagtttaaaaaaatacatactaTAGCAattgcctattaagtgccaaataaagtgacagggttgactgtaacagagtTGACTATTTCATTTAGAATCAACCATAGATCCccatgtgacagggggaatggaatgCAAGCTTACCAAACAAATGTAAATTGTTTCAACATTTCTAGactgtctatctataggtaacagggttgatgtgttatAATTCACCCACCCAGTGGTGATTgtagcatgtacatcttggtggggaaaactcccccaaaatgttttagatgaatgccagcaaagccactacacaacactaaacaatacattaattgcactataactttgacaaacggtgcccactgTCATGTCCtaaccatagttcttatgtgtgttgcttgttttagagttggtcaggacgtgagctgggtgggcattctatgttgtgtgtctagtttgtctgtttctgtgttcagcctgatatggttctcaatcagaggcagctgtcaatcgttgtccctgattgagaatcatatataggtggcttgttttgtgttgggattttgtgggtggttgtctcctgtgtcagtgtttgtgccacacgggactgtgacggttagtacgtttgttgttttgtattcttgtctagttttcatgtcattaaattatggaaacttaccacgctgcacattggtcctccgttccttctcgcctctcctcgtccgaggaggaggacgacttagactgccgttacacccacaaactgttagggtcgacataaagctgtcccaacagcagagctttcttttcagcaccatggagtgaatcctttaaaaaaacatagctgatatggctgacttgcttaaacaaatgtggtttctactgacactTGAGGGGACAACGAGTGGATAACAGGCAATCCGTCATTTTGATGAAGACATTAATGAgagagctaggatggacgtagtcaatatatatatagtctacatgtgcaccaccaagtcagagcagtaggctaagttatgagaggGGAAAGGCacaaaattattagggtgagacacatgggctactaacagcttactacacaacatacacttagtattactttcttagctacagtatacatatctccctggcatagtACATCATTTGTAGAGCAGCATTCAAtaaatttttggactcaccttgttgtgctgtgctctcttgaacaggaaggtgtcgCGGCGGTTTGTCATCAaaatttgtcatcaaagtctgtcattctctggatttatggtgctttcaagacaactgggaactcagaaaaaacaaggttgaatcatgacgtcagtgatcttcaggtcagagcacaagaaagaggcccgagttcccgacttggaattccgagttggatgaccgttcaaaacttgttttcccagtcggagttcccagttgtcttgaactcactgaagtctaagatttcccagttccgagtttccagttgttttgaaggcGGCAGGAGTTATGCTGAAttgcaggctagtgattgctttgctaAGCTtgtagttagccactgattccttccaaaccactcgttgaatttgcgatttccaacttgttgtttaATGTTGATGTCCAATGgttgatgagcaccgatacattttatctataatttctcttcataatttctcttcatatgacaaggattggaaaggatttgccagtagattgttgactggattcatgatgatgactccTAGCTTGGTAGCTAAGATTTAGAaaatatgatgttgacatgatcagtccaatcaaagctatggtaaATATAacctgatttgatgtcattttatctgtggccaatgaccttgagaattattggatgggcacttctaatgtaactctatggcagcacccaaggggcttgagtATTCGAGCTCTCCTCATAGATTTTGCAGTGACGACGTAGTGTCCccttgagtgacagaacactgaaccaatcacggcgcaactacagaacattaccaacccctactctCCGTATTTatcgctggctgccccaccaccacagaaagcactgagaaaggctgaaacacctgcatttatgagctgccttactcaagaaagcaaaaaagagaccatgtctgtatgaggctttattaactcaatgacttttttttcttcattggttgcaaactgatatgtgacacatattaatgccaaaatatgAGGCAAAACAagcaacataattgcaaaatgtttttttgctAAACACGTGGGGCTCAAAACGGGTttggctctgccccacctgccctaaaTGATGGCTCGCCACTGACAATACTATAATCAAAGATGATTCTATGATGAATACATTATTATTAAAAGATGAGCTCACCGTTTTTATTGGTGAATCAAAATTGGATGATTCAATCATACAGTGTTTTACAGCAGTGAAGTTAGCTTTATATTAAAGATTCAGACTTTGCTCTTCAATATCTCTTCAAAGGAACATGCAAGGATGACTAGGCTAccgggggcggcaggtaacctagagtgttaagccagtaaccgaaaggttgctagatagaatccccgagctgacaaggtaaaatctgtcATTCCTCCCCtgaaacaaggcagttaacctactgttcctaggtagttgttgtaaataagaatttgttcttaactgacttgcctagttaaataaaggttcaataaataaataaaaaatatataaatgtaatATTCTAAATCGGCTGATGATAGTGAATAAGTTAAACCCCTTGTTTTTCCAAATCGGTGTCATATTCTCTTTTTGGAGGTGAAATGTAGCTAAAAATGTGCTATCCTCTGCTCAGAGGGTTAAGGAACCGTCTTAAAACTGCAAATGTAAAATGCAAATGTAAATGAAAAATATCAGTACCTTCTCAACTACATGACATAGAGATCTCAAACAAATTTGACACTGTAAAGA
It encodes the following:
- the LOC139575128 gene encoding trichohyalin-like, whose amino-acid sequence is MEDQRPRLAWNNKPIETEREREREREKEKEREMERERKAELERQEMKKKVKQAEETIKALEREIERLKETEKEIIFERERDMRIAENEKVKLVNEKVKELEREVERLKEDMTTKEIQYKIKFERAKEAYRRQNERVKQVNQNVLVLDREVARMKEEIRLKDETEPERTFDRDRERENDWRQSEKEIKNRVEREMEMETALINDKKKSDLEEVFKKIKEQLIDLENMETDKYKWKQTQMDMEEKMEGENNKQKEVERKRMEKIPKQRQQEDEKKKEMEREEEEERRKQKHIEMEEEEIEREKERQREIEREYEEERCQQKQIEMEEEEREEERQREIEREYEEERCQQEQIEMEEEEREREKERQREIKRKRMEKRQKNMEREEERQREIERENEEEICKQKQIEKEEEEQEEERQREIKRKRMEKTEKYGKRRRQREIEREHEEERCKQKQIEMEEEERERGKERQREIKMKRMEKRQKNMEREEERQREIEREHEEEICKQKQIEMEEEEREMEKERQREIEREHEEEICKQKQIEMEEEEREEERQRVIEEKERQQQQEERKRTFERYQEEEDILKQKQIDMEKEGREKENKRQREIEEIHRGQEQEERQKQMEKEKEREKDNENQREMELKDQQQKEMEKEKMIMREREEAGRRKEGQKNILGEIEGQNELEIEQEREMEEKHEVIKEAKE